A window of Cryptosporangium minutisporangium contains these coding sequences:
- a CDS encoding tetratricopeptide repeat protein translates to MDNRPSEESLYRDSDFAISLYQQGRYGEASELQQRVLTTSERLLGPDHPDTIARTSYLAITLWARGRHAEALTWQRRAAAASERVLGRDHPDTLAARNNLAMILTETGSPAEAAQIHRDVLAAKERVLGPNHPDILHTVVNLAACYSASGQYEHALEINGRALRMAERTLGREHPATLTIRNNVAANTSEVHGHAKAVDLHETNLAIRRRMHGPDHPDTLQTSHNLGVSYREIGQYAKSAELLTDTLRRFGRALGDDHPNAVKCRTSLATTYQRMGRPEDAATIRGGGSVVP, encoded by the coding sequence GTGGACAACCGGCCGAGTGAGGAGAGCCTCTACCGCGACAGCGATTTCGCGATCTCGCTCTACCAGCAGGGCCGATACGGTGAGGCCTCGGAGCTGCAGCAGCGGGTCCTCACCACGTCGGAGCGGCTTCTCGGGCCTGACCACCCGGACACCATCGCGCGCACCAGCTACTTGGCGATCACTCTCTGGGCGAGGGGCCGGCACGCGGAGGCCCTCACCTGGCAGCGCCGGGCGGCCGCAGCGTCCGAGCGGGTGCTGGGCCGCGACCATCCGGACACGCTGGCGGCCCGCAACAACCTCGCCATGATCTTGACCGAGACCGGGTCGCCGGCGGAGGCCGCCCAGATCCACCGGGACGTTCTCGCGGCGAAGGAACGGGTGCTCGGCCCCAACCATCCCGACATCCTCCACACCGTCGTCAATCTTGCCGCCTGCTACTCGGCGTCCGGGCAGTACGAACACGCACTGGAGATCAACGGCCGTGCGCTCCGCATGGCGGAGCGCACCCTCGGGCGGGAGCACCCGGCGACCCTCACCATCCGCAACAACGTGGCCGCGAACACCAGCGAGGTCCACGGGCACGCCAAAGCGGTCGACCTGCACGAGACCAACCTCGCCATCCGGCGGCGGATGCACGGTCCCGACCATCCCGACACCTTGCAGACCAGCCACAACTTGGGTGTCAGCTACCGCGAGATCGGGCAGTACGCGAAATCGGCCGAGCTGCTGACCGACACGCTGCGACGGTTCGGTCGAGCGCTGGGCGACGATCATCCGAACGCGGTCAAGTGCCGGACGAGCCTGGCGACGACCTACCAGCGGATGGGGCGGCCCGAGGACGCCGCGACGATCCGCGGTGGTGGCTCGGTCGTCCCGTAG
- a CDS encoding RNA ligase RtcB family protein encodes MSDQHTVVSGTRASVTIFASPQSWIEFDAREQCDRVAALDGMVHVAGMPDLHPGKGAPIGAAMTSSVLYPFLVGSDIGCGIAVFPVRLRRLDPEKLAARFPDLDRPVDPEDVDEEIPAGWTEGLGTVGRGNHFAELARVDSVLEPERAARHDLTSGDLVLIVHSGSRGLGERILRAHTEVHGAGPAVDCAAYLAAHDDAVRWGSLNRRLMAARVADAIGAERSAAIVDVCHNSVEVRDGRYLHRKGAAPGDGRDVLIAGTRGTHSYLVAGHAGPEAGYSVAHGAGRKMSRADALRRGKAKHTVEELRRPLKGSVVVCGDRQLLFEEAPTAYKRIDRVIGDLVEHGLATPVLSTLPVVTYKTAELGGRSSTKRASRAGRGR; translated from the coding sequence TTGTCTGATCAGCACACCGTTGTGTCGGGTACCCGTGCGTCCGTCACGATCTTCGCCTCCCCGCAGAGCTGGATCGAGTTCGACGCCCGCGAGCAGTGCGACCGGGTCGCCGCGCTGGACGGGATGGTCCACGTCGCCGGGATGCCCGACCTGCACCCGGGCAAGGGCGCACCGATCGGCGCCGCGATGACGTCGTCGGTGCTCTATCCGTTCCTGGTCGGCTCCGACATCGGCTGCGGGATCGCCGTCTTCCCGGTCCGGCTCAGGCGTCTCGACCCGGAGAAGCTGGCCGCGCGGTTCCCCGACCTCGACCGACCGGTCGACCCGGAGGACGTGGACGAGGAGATCCCGGCCGGCTGGACCGAGGGCCTCGGCACGGTCGGTCGCGGCAACCACTTCGCCGAACTCGCCAGGGTCGACAGCGTTCTGGAGCCGGAGCGGGCGGCTCGCCACGACCTCACCTCCGGTGACCTGGTGCTCATCGTGCACAGCGGATCGCGCGGCCTGGGGGAGCGGATCCTCCGCGCGCACACCGAGGTGCACGGCGCGGGTCCGGCGGTCGACTGCGCGGCGTATCTCGCGGCGCACGACGACGCGGTTCGCTGGGGGTCGCTCAACCGTCGCCTGATGGCCGCCCGCGTCGCCGACGCGATCGGGGCCGAGCGCTCCGCGGCGATCGTCGACGTGTGTCACAACTCGGTGGAGGTGCGCGACGGGCGCTACCTCCACCGCAAGGGCGCAGCGCCGGGCGACGGCCGGGACGTGCTGATCGCCGGCACCCGGGGCACGCACTCCTACCTGGTGGCCGGCCATGCGGGACCCGAAGCCGGCTACTCGGTCGCGCACGGCGCCGGTCGCAAGATGTCCCGTGCCGATGCGCTGCGCCGCGGTAAGGCCAAGCACACGGTGGAGGAGTTGCGGCGGCCGCTCAAGGGTTCGGTGGTGGTCTGCGGCGACCGGCAACTGCTCTTCGAGGAGGCGCCGACCGCGTACAAGCGGATCGACCGGGTGATCGGCGACCTCGTCGAGCACGGCCTGGCCACTCCGGTCCTGTCCACTCTGCCCGTGGTCACCTACAAGACGGCGGAGCTCGGCGGGCGTTCGTCGACTAAGCGGGCTTCCAGAGCGGGTCGCGGCCGATGA
- a CDS encoding EAL domain-containing protein — protein sequence MAGSPDTGPADPTFTRAILHLARSLQLTAIAEGIETEEQAAMLRALGRPMAQGYLFARPAPAAAITAYLDRDRGAAERRWLDHVPAALTLQA from the coding sequence ATCGCCGGCTCCCCCGACACGGGCCCGGCCGATCCGACGTTCACCCGGGCGATCCTCCACCTGGCACGCAGCCTGCAGCTCACCGCGATCGCCGAGGGCATCGAGACCGAGGAACAGGCTGCGATGCTCCGGGCTCTGGGCCGCCCGATGGCGCAGGGCTACCTGTTCGCCCGGCCGGCGCCGGCCGCCGCGATCACCGCCTACCTCGACCGGGACCGTGGCGCGGCGGAGCGACGCTGGCTGGACCACGTCCCCGCGGCACTGACGCTGCAGGCCTGA
- a CDS encoding TIGR03086 family metal-binding protein, translating into MGLSDLDSATRHRQIAATFTDRARGAERWDAPAPVSGWTARDVVRHLVEWFPPFLASGAQVVLPGGPSVDDDPVGAWLTQSDAVQALLDDPDTPQRVLVNRHLGEIPLDQAIDRFYTSDVFMHTWDLARATGQDDRLDAEFCATLLAEMEPIEDVIRSSGQYGPRVPTPDDADVQTRMIAFIGRDPLWKPA; encoded by the coding sequence ATGGGACTGTCTGATCTCGACTCCGCGACGCGGCACCGCCAGATCGCGGCCACCTTCACCGATCGCGCCCGCGGCGCCGAGCGGTGGGACGCCCCCGCGCCGGTGTCCGGTTGGACGGCCCGCGACGTGGTGCGCCATCTCGTCGAATGGTTCCCCCCGTTTCTCGCCTCCGGCGCCCAGGTCGTCCTACCCGGCGGGCCGAGCGTGGACGACGACCCGGTCGGCGCCTGGCTGACCCAGAGCGACGCCGTGCAGGCACTGCTCGACGACCCGGACACGCCGCAGCGGGTGCTGGTCAACCGGCACCTCGGCGAGATACCGCTGGATCAGGCGATCGACCGGTTCTACACCTCGGACGTGTTCATGCACACCTGGGACCTGGCTCGCGCCACCGGACAGGACGATCGGCTCGATGCCGAGTTCTGCGCCACGCTGCTGGCCGAGATGGAGCCCATCGAGGACGTCATCCGCTCCTCCGGTCAATACGGCCCGCGCGTACCCACCCCGGACGACGCCGACGTCCAGACCCGGATGATCGCGTTCATCGGCCGCGACCCGCTCTGGAAGCCCGCTTAG
- a CDS encoding helix-turn-helix domain-containing protein — MSTPPAVPGSDRELRADARRNRERVLRTAQQLFATEGLGVSLDEIARRAGVGPGTVHRHFPAKEALYLAVATDMLQALVAEAEALVAGDDPAALFSLLSRMITTGAENAAVKSALTAAEFDLRTAAPDLAAALTRHVADLLERSRAAGSVRPDATADEVMALVAGAFAAIRHAGAETSRERSAHLAQLILDGLRPR; from the coding sequence ATGTCCACGCCACCAGCCGTCCCCGGCAGCGACCGCGAGCTGCGCGCCGACGCGCGTCGCAACCGGGAGCGCGTGCTGCGCACCGCGCAGCAGTTGTTCGCGACGGAGGGCCTGGGAGTGTCGCTGGACGAGATCGCCCGCCGTGCGGGCGTCGGCCCCGGCACAGTGCACCGGCACTTCCCGGCCAAGGAGGCCCTGTATCTCGCCGTCGCGACCGACATGCTGCAGGCGCTGGTGGCCGAGGCGGAAGCACTCGTCGCCGGCGACGATCCCGCCGCGCTCTTCTCGCTGCTGTCCCGGATGATCACCACGGGCGCGGAGAACGCGGCGGTCAAGAGCGCGCTGACGGCGGCCGAGTTCGACTTGCGCACCGCCGCCCCGGACCTCGCGGCAGCGCTCACGCGTCACGTCGCGGACCTGCTGGAGCGCTCCCGCGCAGCCGGCTCCGTGCGCCCGGACGCCACTGCCGACGAGGTGATGGCGCTCGTCGCCGGAGCGTTCGCCGCGATCCGGCACGCCGGCGCCGAGACCAGCCGCGAGCGCTCGGCGCACCTCGCCCAGCTCATCCTGGACGGCCTGCGGCCGCGGTGA